CCAGAAAAGGCCGAGGTCCTGCTTCGGGAATTTCCTGCTGGCCGGTATAACGCGGTGGCAGGTACTTTCCGCATTCCGAAACAGGAGCCGCCAACCGACGCCGAGCCCCGAGGAATTGTAACCGTGGTTACTGCCGGAACCAGCGATCTACCCGTGGCCGAGGAAGCGCGGGAAACAGCTCTCTGGACAGGTGCCGAAGTTCGTCTGGTCCAGGACGTGGGAGTCGCAGGGCCTCACCGGCTGCGGGCCAATCTTCATCTCCTTGAGGATGCTGACGCCGTGGTGGTTGTGGCGGGAATGGAGGGAGCACTTCCCAGTGTGGTTGGGGGCTTCGTGTCCTGTCCGGTGATTGGCGTACCCACCAGCGTTGGATATGGCGCCAGCTTTGGAGGCGTCTCGGCCTTGTTGAGTATGCTCAATAGTTGTGCCGCAAATGTGGTGGTGGTGAACATCGACGCGGGTTTCAAAGGTGGCTATGTGGCAGGGTTGATCGCTAAGAACAGTGCGCGGCGGCGCGCTTTGTTGAAGTCTGCGGAAAAATGAACGAAAAAGGCTTTGGCGAGAATCTCCCCTTACCCGTGCTCCCGGTGCGACCTCGGGATGCCCATAAAGGCCGGTTTGGGACGGTCCTTATTGTAGGTGGCAGTTTGGGAATGTCGGGGGCGGCAGGGCTTGCTGGTTTGGCGGCTCTACGCGGAGGCGCGGGCCTCGTAAGAGTTGCAACGCCGGCACCGGTGCTCGCGATTGTTGCCTCCTACGAGCGCTCATACACCACAATACCGCTTGAAGCAGACAAGCACGGGCGGATCTCGCTGCGGGCTTGCGAGGGGGTTATGGAGGCTGCCGCTGAGGCGGACTGGATTGCGTTGGGACCGGGACTGGGACGGTCCCTCGGACTTTCCCGGCTTGTGACCCGCGTGTATTCGGAACTGAGCAAACCGCTTGTGCTGGATGCGGATGGTCTGAATGCCCTTGCCCGGGAAAACGGCCAACTACCACGGCCGGGCGGTCCGCGGGTGTTGACGCCCCATCCGGGAGAATTCCGTCGGCTGGTCGGACCCTCCGGAGATACGCGCCGACCTATTGAGGAACGCTGGCAGCTCGCCCGACAACAAGCGGCCAACTGGGGGGTGGTTCTGGTTTACAAGGGGCACCCCACGCTGGTTACGGATGGAACGCGCTGCTACGTCAACACAACCGGCAACCCGGGCATGGCCACCGGCGGTTCAGGAGATGTTCTCACGGGGTTAATTGCGGCCTTGGGGGCGCAGGGGCTGGAGCCGTTCGCGGCTGCCCAACTTGCTGTGTACCTTCACGGTCTGGCGGGGGATCTGGCGGCAGCGGAGCTCTCGGAAGAGGCTATGATCGCTTCGGATTTGATCGATTACCTGCCCCGGGCTTTTCAGGAATATCGCAAAGTGCTCTCCGGCGGTCAGGAGTCGTCGCGTTGAGTGTGGTGTGCCAGGTAGTGGTAGACTGTCAGCGCGATCCCTGAAAGGGTCAGGTGCTCCACGTATTGGGCCGAACCGCCCAGCAGGCTGGCCAGGAGTGCCCCGCCCCCGCCGGTCACGAACACATCCGGCTGATCAGAAAAGTTACTGGCTTGCCGGGAAATCAGCTCGCGAACGGTGCCCACCATACCCCAGAACACTCCCGCAGCCATGGCCTCTTGGGTGTTTCGGCCAATCGGCGGCGGAGGTGAGGTCCAGAGGGTATCGATCTGCGGAAGCAGGTCTGTAAATTCATAGAGGGCTCGCGCGGCAATGCCCGGTCCGCAGGCGATGGCGCCGCCCTCGAAACTGCCTTGCGGGCTGAGCACGTCCACCGTAATCGCCGTGCCCACGTCCACAACAATCGCGGGATACCCAGGTCGGCGCAAAGCCTCTGCCGCCACCGCCGCCGCGAGTCGGTCGATTCCCACCCGATCGGGATGGGGAAGCGACACAGGGATCGGAATCTCCTGAGAGGTGAGGAGAAATACCTTTTCGGACGCGCGACGGAGACGCAAAAATTCTACGAGCTCGGTGGTCGCTGAGCGGTTAACGCTGGCAATCCACCAGGTGATCGTACCTGGTTGCTCGGGGACCGACTTCAGGCCCTCTTCGAGAGCGCTCCACTGCCCCGTTGCTGGTAGGATGGAAATAACCTGCTCAGGAACGGGCAACCGGGCAGATGATGGCTGCCACGGAAAGCGACCACACTTGATTCGGGTATTGCCGATATCCACGGCAAAGAAGTAGTGTCGATCCATCGATGGTGCAATCCCCACTCAGGTGCCACAACAACTCGGTGTAAACTTATGAGAATTATGATTGATGCTGAGATGCTTGTGCAAGCGCCTGCCTAACCGATGGGGATCTTGGGAAAAGTGGCGGACTGTGCGGACCGCTGATCCGTTAAAGTTTGCCAAATCGTTTCCGCCAAAACGTTGAGGTTTTCGCCGGTCACCGCTGAGATTTTGAGCACGGGTTTTTGCAGGATGTTCTGGAGCTCCTGCCGCACACGCTCCGCGCTTGGCAGATCGGCCTTCGTCACAACGACGATTTCCGGTCTGGTAATGAGCCCAGGGTCGAATTTTTCCAGTTCAAACCGAATATTGCGGTAAGTTGTGATAGGGTCGGTGCCGTCATAGGGTTCCGGCTCCACCAAGTGAACAAGAATTCCTGAGCGCTGAATGTGGCGAAGAAACTCGTGGCCCAACCCGGCACCCCGATGGGCTCCCTCGATCAGCCCGGGGATATCCGCCATGACGAAGCTCCGCTCCATGTCGAGCACGACGCGTCCCAAGTGCGGATGCTTGGTGGTGAACGGATAATTGGCGACTTTGGGCCTGGCCCGCGTCATCCGGCTCAGCAAAGTGCTTTTGCCGGCATTTGGCTTGCCGACCAATCCCACGTCAGCAATCAGACGCAGCTCCAGTCGCAAATGGCGGGCTTCGCCTTCAGTTCCCGGGGTAGCCTCGCGCGGTGCACGGTTGGTGGGGGATTTGAAAGCCGCGTTTCCTTTGCCGCCTTTTCCGCCCCGGGCCACCACCACGCGATCTCCCGGCCGAGAAAGGTCTTTCAAAAGCAGATTGTGGGTCTTGTCAAAAACCAGTGTGCCGGGCGGAACAGTGAGGATCAGGTCGTTACCCGAGCGCCCGTGGCACAGAGCCGGTCCCCCGCGCTCGCCGTCTTCGGCGATCCAATGTTTCCGATGAGCCAGCGCTGCCAGACTATCGACGCCCTCCTGGGCAACCAGAATGACGCTTCCCCCGTCCCCGCCGTCACCTCCATCGGGCCCCCCTTTCGGGACATATTTTTCCCGGCGGAAGCTGACGCAGCCGTCTCCTCCGCGACCTCCTTTTACGAAAATTTCCACTTCATCCACAAACATTGTTCCGGCTTGTCATTCTTCGAGAAGAGAGCAACGCCCAAGTGGAGATTCCGACCAGACTGATCTGTATCTTCAAACGTGGGCGCACAAAAAAGGGACCACAATGCGGTCCCGGGGGTACACTTGGGAATCTGAATGACAGGTGGGCACAGCGCAATAAGGCCGCCTTTTACCTGGCTTGCTTATTTTTGCCTCAAACCCGAGGCCAAGGCCAATCGACCGGTCAGTTCAACGCGGTCACGACGTTGACCCGGCGGCCGCCACGGTCAAACTTGACGTACCCATCTACTAGGGCGTAGAGCGTATAGTCGCGCCCAACCCCCACATTATTGCCGGGATGAAACTTGGTACCAAGTTGTCGCACCAGGATCGTCCCGGCTTTGACGAACTGTCCCCCGAAAAATTTCACCCCGCGGTATTGGGGGTTTGAATCCCGCCCGTTACGGCTTGATCCTTGGCCTTTCTTGTGCGCCATGTCGTGCCTGCTTCCTTGATACGCATCACCCGTGAAAATATGTTAGAAAACCCTCAAGACCCATCGTTCCTTCATTGTTAACGATAGATCCACGCGTAGTCAACCGTCCCGGGCTGACCAAATCTGATCGCGTCTTCCCGAAGGATGAACTCGTCCCCGGGGCGCCAAAAGTTGAGCTGGAGGATCTTCCGCTCAAACCGGCGGCCTTGGCCGATTGGGTCTCCCGCTTTGTAAGCACCCGGTGGGTCTTGCCAACGGTAGGCGTTCGACAGTCCGACTACTAATATCGAAAACTTGTCGATGGACGGATCCACGTCCTCCCAGGTGGCCACCCCCCAAATTGACTGGCCTACCGCCAGCTCTCGCGTGGATACCTGGGTCGAATCGTAGAAGTTGATGTTGGAGTCTTCCCGCATCTGGATAGGTTGCTTGGCAAGCGGAATGACTCGGTCGGGATACCTCTTGATGCCAGAGGGCGTCTCTGCTTCCAAATAAAAAGTGGGCACGAATCTGACCGGGATGTCCACTGAATCAACGCGGTAGGTGCCGTCGTCTTCAGGCACCGGGCGGAGAGCTCCCCCGCGATTCGTCACCTTATAGATCAAATACCAGATTGTCTTTCGCTGAAGCTTGCCACTGGGCTGCGGAAGATCGACCTGAATCAGACGCGGGAGCTTGAACTGAAATTCCAGACAGTACACCTCGCGTCGAAAGTCCACCCCTTTGGCCCACTCCAATTGTGGATCGGCGGTGACCAACTCAACGATATCCTGGCGGTTGTGGGTCTCATCCACTTGAACATCGGGCGGGATTGTGATCAACACGCCAGGCGCCAGGCGACGCGGCGGACCGAGGATCTGCTCCGGAATCGGCATGGCTTCAGGCTGCTTCTCGGCCGGGGAGGGTGTCACGGGTTGCGCGGGCTGATTCTCGGCAGCCTGTGCACCGTTTTGCGGATTGGCGTTGTCCTCAGCCAGGGCAACCACGCCCAGTACGGCAATTAAGAGCGCGCTCAAGAGGAGACCAAACAAACGCCCAATACGCCAACGCTGTCGATCATGCCAGCACATGCCAGACGCCTCGTCAGACATACCAGCGGGTGGAGCCACCCGCCATTCCGGAAAATAACCACACTCCCACAACTCACCAACCAGCAAGAATCCGCCGCGGACCTCAGCCGCCGGCCTGGGTAAATTCCGTAGAGCTTTCTTTTACCTAGTGTAATCAACACTGAAGACGGTGCCAAATTGCGGCCCGAAATGGATTCCTAAGCCATTAACAACGGCGGTGCAAGGAGGGCGACGAACTTCTCAGAACTCCTTTTTAGCTTCAGGTCCGGAGGGCTTCCAGTTCCCGGAGACGACTGAGCACCTTGTCTTCCGGTTCCTCGGTCCCTTGCGAGACTGCCGACATGTACTCATCTTCCCATTTTTCCACATAACCTCGCAGATCGAGTAATTCCGAGGGTTCGAGATGATCAATGAAGAGAATTCCATCAAGGTGGTCGAGCTCGTGCTGGAACGCCCGTGCGAGAAGGCCGGTGACTCGCCAGCAGATTTCCTCCCCCTGCAGGTTGTACGCGAGAATATCGATTTCTTTCGATCGTCGCACGGTCCCCCTCAAATCAGGGAGACTGAGGCACCCCTCCTCGCCTTGCTCGAATCCTTTTCGACGAAGGATGACTGGATTTAAGAATACAAGCTCTTCCTTCTTTTCGTTCGGGTCCGCCGTCAAATTGATGACAAAAAGACGGTAAGGAAGGTTAACCTGGTTGGCAGCTAGTCCAATTCCGTTCGCCTCGTACATAAGGTCGAACATTCTTCGGACAATATCGCCCAGTTCTCGATCCACCCGCTTGACTGGTTTTGACTTGTACCGCAGGGCAGGGTGGGGATATTTCACGATTTTGAGTTGATTGACGAGTTCGCTCATCTTGACCATTCACCTGGACTTGTAAGGCTTGCGATCCCGGCTTCGTTTTTTCGCAACCGTCTTTTACAAGAATCGCCACGGGGCTTTGGCAAAATCACGTTCAATGCCGTTGGCGTTTCGCGTCAGATTTTGCAATTATATCTTTTCGCCGTTACGTCTGGGCAGATTTTTCCAGTGGGAGGCCGAATCGCGTTATAATAGCAGGGAAAACCTTAACAACGTTTCGCGGACATGTTCACGCACAGTCCAGGCGCAGCAGAGGAGTCTGAAACCCTGAAATTCCGGGAGGGGAAGCAGGGTAATCCGCGATTCTGGTATTCGTTCGCAATTTCCACGGCCTTCCACGCGATCCTTTTCGCTCTACTTTTCCTCTGGTTCCGGCCTTCCGCGACCCATGGTTTGACAGAGGAAAGCGTCCGCGAGGTTGGTATAGCGCTCAAATACCAGGACGGACCACGGGATTATTACGTTGACGAGTCTGGACAGATCGGCCAGGACCAGGCAGCAGAGGGGGGTTCGGAAGCCGGTTCCGGGCGTCCGACCCTGGAGGAAATTTTGCCATCGGTTCAGGAGGTCGCCACCGCGGAGGTCCTACCGCGAAAGGGTTTTCAGATTTTGGGACCATCGAGCCTTCCAGAGACAGGGGCCGGGCAGGCAGGGGGCGAAGGAGGCCTCTTTGCCGGAGGCGGCGGCTTCGGTCGGCAACCGGGGCCTCCGGGAACAGCTTCGTTATTTGGAATTCGCTCACCGGGTTACAAATTCGTGTACGTGTTTGACCGCTCAGGCAGCATGGGAGGGTCGGGAAGAACAGCCCTTAGCTTCGCCAAACGCGAGCTCGTCGCCAGCATTCAGTCACTCGACAAGACGCAACAGTTCGAGATCATTTTTTACAACGAGCGGCCCACGCTGTTCAACCCTTCTGGCCAGCCTGGGCGGCTCGCCTTCGCCACAGATGAAAACAAAGCCCGAGCGATTCGTTTCATTCAGTCCATCACGGCGGGTGGGGGGACGCAGCACGACGCGGCTCTCCTGGCCGCCATTCAGCTCCGACCGGACGTGATCTTCTTTCTGACAGATGCCGACGAGCCGCGGCTATCCGAAGCGAAGCTGGCACAGATTCATCGATGGGCAAATGGAATTGTCATTCACGCCGTTGAATTCGGGACCGGTCCGGAGAGCACGTCCGACAACTTTCTTAAGCGGATCGCCAGACAGAATGGTGGCCAGTACGTGTACATCGACATTACTCAGGCGATCCGCTGAGCACTGCGTTTTCTGGGACGTGAGGAAAGTTTTTAGGAATCTGCCCCGCGTGCAAAAACGTTCTCTGGTGCGCAAATAAATTGTGTTCGATTTCTCGATTTGTGTGAATGGTTTGTAAGGACCACCATGCAACGTCGGATATGTAAAAGAAACGCTTTTCTTGGGTGTGTGATCCTTGTCTTGTTGTGCGAACCGGGAGCCGGGGCGGACGGAACGGGTTCACTTTCGGGCTTGCAGAGTTTATCTGCGGTTTCGGCACGGGACCGTCGTGTTTCGCCCGTGAAAATTGAGACAGATCAAAGTGCGGTGGAAAAAGCGGTTGAGGAATTCGTCGAGATCAGAGCTGGAGAGGGGCGAGTTCAACGCTGGCGTGGGGAGATTGTCAATTTCTCGGGAACGGGGTTGATTCTCAGGCTCAGTGATGGAACGGAAAAGCACTTTCCGGTGGAGAGAGTGGTGTCTTATTCGCCTAACAGCTCGTCGCTGTACCGTGAGGCGAACAAGCGATTAGCGGAAGGTGCTGTCACAGAAGCGCTGGGCCTGTTTGTGCGTGCACGGACAGCGGAATCCCGAGAGTGGCGGCGGCGTGAAATCACCGCGGATATCGTACGATGTTACCACGCGCTGGGAGACTACGTCCGTGCGGGTGAAGAGTTTGTGGATCGATTGGTCGTGCTTGATCCCCAGTCGCCGTTTGTCTGGTGTGTGCCGCTGGCATGGTTTCCCGAGGAGACTTTGGCCTTGGCGGAACCGCGGGCCAGAAACTGGTTGAACTCGGATCTGGCATGGGTTCAGCTCCTCGCAGCGAGTTACCTTCTCGATTCGCCGGCGGCCTCTCAAGCGGTGACAGTTCTTGACAGACTGCGATCTTCGACCGATGAAACTATGGCGATCCTTGCTTCAGCTCAGTTGTGGCGAAGGGGGTGGCAATCGGTTCAGCCCAATCAATTATCCCAATGGGAGAATGTAATCGAGAGGCTCCCCGGCCGGTTGAAGTCGGGCCCCTGCTATCTTCTGGGATTGGCTTGGAAGCAGCAGGGAGCTTTTGATAGGGCAATGGTGTGGTTGCTGAGACCGCCGTTTTTGTGGCCGGAGAACCGTCGCGTGGCGGCACGATCTCTGTGGGAAGCAGCCGAACTTGCCGGTAAGTCACCACCGTCCAGTAGCCCCGATTCGGCTGCTGGGTCTGACCATCAGCACGAATATCAGGCGATCGTAAAGGAACTTGTTGAGAGATTTCCGGAATCACCGTGGGCTGCGCAAGTGCGTGCGGCAATCAGGTCAAACTCTTTGGAAAGTGGGTCTCCGGTACGTGACGGCCCATGAGAGCTCGCGGGCCGATTCAAAACCTCGAACGGTTCGCACCTGGAAACTTTGTAGCAGGGGCATTTTTCCCGTGCCGCTGGGACAAAAGCATTTGCGGTTCGAGACGCCGTGTCTCCTCCACTGTGGTCATTCAAATTCCGTGAGCGCATGATATGTTATGGCCAACATTTGGAAGTTATAACCGCACGCCTGGTCTATTTCCTCTTTCTTTACCGAATCCGTAAGAGTCTGAAGGCCTAATCTGGGGTAGGGGCGATTCATGAATGGCCCTTACAACACGTCGTGCCCATGCCATCGCGGCGGTTTTTGGAAAAGTGGGGATGAACCAAGACCGCACCCGATTTGGCAAGATCCGAAATATTTCCTAAAATGGAAACCTCGGAGAGAGGAACGCTTTCTGACGCTTGTTGTGAAAGACAGGTTCCGCGCGGGGATGGCAATTTGCTGTGGCATCTCAGCGCGAGCAAACGCGCGGCGAACCTCTTCACGGGAAATGTGATGGGCGGAAAGGTCGGGGGAATGGTAGGGATTGCAGTGCATAGGCAGCGGGGGTGGTGCCATGTCCATGTTTGAGGATAGTCGCTATCAATGGCGGGAGACATGCTTTGTGTACTTTGCCCGACAGCGTCGGCCAACACTGCAAAGCGTGGTCAAAGCCCTTCAAGAGGTGGGCCCGCAATATCAAATTCTCAATCCCCAGGCGGATGAGAAGGGGAGGTTTGAGTCAATTACCGTGGTGGCCCCGGATGCTTATTCTGCCATGGATATCTGCTACGTGGAGGGCCCAGAGGTTCAGGAAGACGTTGAAAAGCAGATCAAGGAATTGAATTCTCCTGATCTGACGCCGGAAGAAAAACAGCGGCTGGGAGCGCTGCGACATTGTGACGCCCGCTTCGATATCCTCCATTTCGAACAGTTGGATGAAGAGTGGGGAGAAGATGAGGACGAGCCGGGCGACCTCTTCGATCCGAGTGCCCTCATCGTCGTCCTGGAGTTGCTCACCCGCATGACCTCCGGGGTTGCTATCGACCCACAATCGGGGATGGTCATTTAATGGATTTTGATGGGGCAAATTGAGACAAAAACGGTACAGGATTGGTGGTCGAACCTCAAAACGCAAGGAAATCAGTGCTGCCTATGCCACTGGCCAAAGACATTAAACGCGGGATGATTGTTACTTATCAGGATGCCCCGTGCTTAATTGAATCGGTGCAGGTTCAAACGCCCAGTGCACGGGGAGCGGCCACGCTCTACAAGTTTCGGGCGCGGAATTTGATCACCAAGCAAAAGGTGGATATTTCGCTGAAGGGCACGGAAGGGCTGGAAGAAGCGAATTTCGAGCGACGACCGGTCACCTACATGTATGCGGACGCTCAGGAGGTGCACTTTCTCGATTCGCAAGATTTCAACGAGTACGTGCTCCCACGCGAGGCCCTGGAAGAGGAATTAAAGTATCTCAAGGAAGGGCTGGAAGGGCTTTTTGTTTTGATTTACGAAGGACAGTGGGTGGGAATCCAGTTGCCTGTAGCGGTTGAACTAAAGGTGGTCCAATGCGATCCTTACGTCCGGGGGGCATCGGCCACGGGGCGCACCAAACCGGCGGTTTTGGAAACCGGTTTGGTCATTCAAGTGCCCGAGTACATTTCGGAAGGAGAGACCGTGAAGGTAGACACGCGAAGCGGCGAATTCCTCTCTCGCGTGTAAGACTTCGCAGAATGTTACAGATTTGCTGCGAGAAGTCCGTTTTTTTGTGATGAATACGGTTTCCCTGTGAGGCCCTCATTGATCCCACCGAATTACACCACACCTACCAAAAGGGGCCTGTCAAGTTATAAATATCGCACTACCGGCCCCGACTACTTCCGGTCCTTGGAGTGAATCCACGATTGCCCGACGACGGCGACGATGAGAATCCACGGCTGCCAAATGGTGAGAAACCACCAAAGGAGGTGCCTCCAAATCCTCGAAATCCCCCAAAGCCGCCCTGGAACGGGAATCCACCTTGGGGCCCACGATTGGAAGAGGAGGAACTCGATGTGCTTGTCGTAGTCGTTGTTCCGCGACTGGAGCTTGCTCCCCTGATTTGGACGCCGCTCCCGAGCAAAGCGGAAAGGGCAGCACTGACCGATTCCGCACTCGCTTTGTGAAGGGTCACCACCTCGGTGGTTTCCTCCGAGTCGGTTATCGCCTTTTGATCGAGTTGTTCGACGAGTTGGCGGACTTCGTTGAGAAGTCTCTCAGGTGCGGACACAATGAGCGAGTTGGTTCGCGTATCCACTCCGATCGACATTTTTTCCTGCTCTTGCTGCGGCTGACTCCGTCCCCCCGGTCCACCTCGACCGCCACGGAGGAGTTGGATGATTTCCTGGGGGCTGGGTGGACGATTGGCGCCTCCCGCCGTCACCAGTCGGTCCTGGTATACAGTCCGTAAGATTTGTGCGATCTCTTCCGCCTGAGTATTCTTGACCGGGATGATAACCGTTTTGGGTTGGACGGCGACATCCTGCGGACTGTCAGGTTGATCCAGGACACGCAGAATCTCTTCGATGAGTTGCAGGTCCTGCGGGTAGGCCTGCACAATCAGGGCGTTGAGTCTGGAATCTGGGGTGATTTGAACCCGAGTGGTGGTCCGCGAGCTGGTTGTTGAGGAACTGCTGGAACCACCGGTATCCGCCCCGAGAAGGCTCCCCACCAAACCACCGCCTACTTCTCCAAATGCAGCCCGGGCAATTTCACTGATGAGTGAGCCACCGGTGGAACCACTCGTGGTGAGCGTTCCTCCACCGAGGATCTGATCAAGGGTGGAAGCCACCACTTCCGCCTTCGAATGTTTGAGATAGTAAACCACGAGTTCAGGGGTCGTCTGTTGCGCGGCGGCTGTCTGGTTACTTACCATCCTCCGGACCAAGTCTTCGAACTGATTCAGAGCTTCGGGATCCTGACTCGCGATCACCAGTCCTTCAGGCGTCACCGCCACGATGATCGGCGGTGCACCGCCGGTCGGTTGCGAACCGGGCGCCGTAGCACCGGAAGGCCCGACTGGTGTTGTGGAGGAGGCTTGCGGCGGGGAACCCGCCGGCGGGTTGCTGGCCGGGACTGGGGCTTGATCCCCAGTCGAAACGGGTGACTGGCCTCCTCCGCTGGCCGGCTGTTCCGCGGAGGGAGGAGAGGCCGGTGTTGCCGATTGTTGTGAGGCCTGAGAGGTCGGCTCTGGCTGGCTGGCGGGTTCTGTGGAAGGGGCGTTCCCCGTTTCTTCAACAAGGGCCACTAATTGCGTTTTGACCCACGGCGTTGACCGATACGACCCGGTAACGGTCAGATCCTCCGTCATATCGATTTCATCCTGATCTTGTTCCGGACCTTCCCAGAAAGTGGAACGAGACCACTCCCGTCCTCTGTCCCGTTCGCCTCCATGATCGTGCCGTTCGCTGCCCTCACGATTCCAATCACCTCGTCGGTCGAAGAAGCCACCTGGCGGACCCCAGCCCCAGGGACGGAAGAAGGGCGGTTGACCACTAGGTTGGCCCGGAGGCGCACTCCCCGGTTGGGGCTGAGATGATGGTGTGCTGCTTCCGGAGGGACTGGATGCAGAGGACGTTGTAGAACTGCTCGAGCCGGAGCTCTTGCCGCTAC
This is a stretch of genomic DNA from Thermogutta terrifontis. It encodes these proteins:
- the larB gene encoding nickel pincer cofactor biosynthesis protein LarB codes for the protein MMLPVNELRHLAEQLKSGQLDVDRFVEACQKWGIADVGEAQVDLDRQRRCGFPEVVYGQGKTVEALRKIFHALLENGVDVFATRISPEKAEVLLREFPAGRYNAVAGTFRIPKQEPPTDAEPRGIVTVVTAGTSDLPVAEEARETALWTGAEVRLVQDVGVAGPHRLRANLHLLEDADAVVVVAGMEGALPSVVGGFVSCPVIGVPTSVGYGASFGGVSALLSMLNSCAANVVVVNIDAGFKGGYVAGLIAKNSARRRALLKSAEK
- a CDS encoding NAD(P)H-hydrate dehydratase, producing MNEKGFGENLPLPVLPVRPRDAHKGRFGTVLIVGGSLGMSGAAGLAGLAALRGGAGLVRVATPAPVLAIVASYERSYTTIPLEADKHGRISLRACEGVMEAAAEADWIALGPGLGRSLGLSRLVTRVYSELSKPLVLDADGLNALARENGQLPRPGGPRVLTPHPGEFRRLVGPSGDTRRPIEERWQLARQQAANWGVVLVYKGHPTLVTDGTRCYVNTTGNPGMATGGSGDVLTGLIAALGAQGLEPFAAAQLAVYLHGLAGDLAAAELSEEAMIASDLIDYLPRAFQEYRKVLSGGQESSR
- a CDS encoding type III pantothenate kinase, producing the protein MDRHYFFAVDIGNTRIKCGRFPWQPSSARLPVPEQVISILPATGQWSALEEGLKSVPEQPGTITWWIASVNRSATTELVEFLRLRRASEKVFLLTSQEIPIPVSLPHPDRVGIDRLAAAVAAEALRRPGYPAIVVDVGTAITVDVLSPQGSFEGGAIACGPGIAARALYEFTDLLPQIDTLWTSPPPPIGRNTQEAMAAGVFWGMVGTVRELISRQASNFSDQPDVFVTGGGGALLASLLGGSAQYVEHLTLSGIALTVYHYLAHHTQRDDS
- the obgE gene encoding GTPase ObgE, giving the protein MFVDEVEIFVKGGRGGDGCVSFRREKYVPKGGPDGGDGGDGGSVILVAQEGVDSLAALAHRKHWIAEDGERGGPALCHGRSGNDLILTVPPGTLVFDKTHNLLLKDLSRPGDRVVVARGGKGGKGNAAFKSPTNRAPREATPGTEGEARHLRLELRLIADVGLVGKPNAGKSTLLSRMTRARPKVANYPFTTKHPHLGRVVLDMERSFVMADIPGLIEGAHRGAGLGHEFLRHIQRSGILVHLVEPEPYDGTDPITTYRNIRFELEKFDPGLITRPEIVVVTKADLPSAERVRQELQNILQKPVLKISAVTGENLNVLAETIWQTLTDQRSAQSATFPKIPIG
- the rpmA gene encoding 50S ribosomal protein L27; this translates as MAHKKGQGSSRNGRDSNPQYRGVKFFGGQFVKAGTILVRQLGTKFHPGNNVGVGRDYTLYALVDGYVKFDRGGRRVNVVTALN
- the def gene encoding peptide deformylase; protein product: MSELVNQLKIVKYPHPALRYKSKPVKRVDRELGDIVRRMFDLMYEANGIGLAANQVNLPYRLFVINLTADPNEKKEELVFLNPVILRRKGFEQGEEGCLSLPDLRGTVRRSKEIDILAYNLQGEEICWRVTGLLARAFQHELDHLDGILFIDHLEPSELLDLRGYVEKWEDEYMSAVSQGTEEPEDKVLSRLRELEALRT
- a CDS encoding vWA domain-containing protein, translated to MFTHSPGAAEESETLKFREGKQGNPRFWYSFAISTAFHAILFALLFLWFRPSATHGLTEESVREVGIALKYQDGPRDYYVDESGQIGQDQAAEGGSEAGSGRPTLEEILPSVQEVATAEVLPRKGFQILGPSSLPETGAGQAGGEGGLFAGGGGFGRQPGPPGTASLFGIRSPGYKFVYVFDRSGSMGGSGRTALSFAKRELVASIQSLDKTQQFEIIFYNERPTLFNPSGQPGRLAFATDENKARAIRFIQSITAGGGTQHDAALLAAIQLRPDVIFFLTDADEPRLSEAKLAQIHRWANGIVIHAVEFGTGPESTSDNFLKRIARQNGGQYVYIDITQAIR
- a CDS encoding elongation factor P, which codes for MPLAKDIKRGMIVTYQDAPCLIESVQVQTPSARGAATLYKFRARNLITKQKVDISLKGTEGLEEANFERRPVTYMYADAQEVHFLDSQDFNEYVLPREALEEELKYLKEGLEGLFVLIYEGQWVGIQLPVAVELKVVQCDPYVRGASATGRTKPAVLETGLVIQVPEYISEGETVKVDTRSGEFLSRV